One Halobacterium zhouii genomic region harbors:
- a CDS encoding precorrin-2 dehydrogenase/sirohydrochlorin ferrochelatase family protein, whose translation MIPLFHDFTSERALVVGGGSVGARKARRFAREADVVVLSPEFGDGDFGDSECVRAAPELDDATEWVERVDPVLVVTATDDEAVNDAFASAARDAGALVNRADRSGAGDADDETAGGRDVDDVVVPATVRDGPVTVAFATGGASPALSKHLREHVESEFDGALAGVGAMADLTADLRADLKAADVAPETRREAVRAVVRSDQVWKALRTASANPRKTADDVASRVVGNSKWST comes from the coding sequence ATGATACCACTGTTCCACGACTTCACCAGTGAACGCGCGCTCGTGGTCGGCGGCGGGTCGGTCGGCGCGCGGAAGGCGCGACGGTTCGCCCGCGAGGCAGACGTCGTCGTCCTCAGCCCGGAGTTCGGGGACGGGGACTTCGGTGACTCCGAGTGCGTTCGCGCGGCGCCAGAACTCGACGACGCCACCGAGTGGGTGGAGCGCGTCGACCCAGTACTCGTAGTTACAGCGACGGACGACGAGGCGGTCAACGACGCGTTCGCGTCGGCGGCGCGGGACGCCGGCGCGCTCGTGAACCGCGCCGACCGGTCGGGCGCGGGAGACGCGGACGACGAGACGGCCGGGGGCCGCGACGTCGACGACGTGGTCGTGCCGGCGACGGTGCGCGACGGCCCGGTGACCGTCGCGTTCGCCACCGGCGGCGCGAGTCCGGCGCTCTCGAAGCACCTGCGCGAACACGTCGAATCCGAGTTCGACGGGGCTCTCGCGGGCGTCGGCGCGATGGCGGACCTGACCGCAGACCTGCGCGCCGACCTGAAAGCGGCAGACGTCGCCCCGGAAACCCGCCGCGAGGCCGTGCGAGCGGTCGTGCGCTCGGACCAGGTTTGGAAGGCTTTACGTACCGCAAGCGCCAACCCCCGGAAAACCGCCGACGACGTGGCGTCACGCGTCGTGGGCAACTCAAAGTGGTCCACGTGA
- the hemA gene encoding glutamyl-tRNA reductase has product MNGNTGVVSGVRVSHRTASLEELEAAGVTAEADALEALLDRPVVEEALVLQTCHRVEAYVVTDDAATGRRALARADFDPADPGAVSMGHEDSLRHLLRVAAGLESLVVGEDQIIGQLRDAYETAREADAIGPVLQEAATKAMHVGERARTETAINEGATSLGSAAVRLAERHTDLQGATALVVGAGEMGSLAVKSFASAGVERVVVANRTEKRARLVADAADAPAEVAGLDGLAEHAADADVVVTATGSPGHLVDADALTDAGETVVVDLAQPRDVPPAAADAPDVSVHDLDDLEAVTAATRERREDAAREVETMIAEEFERLLAQYKRKRADEVIAHMYESADRLKNREVSTAVSRLEAADGEFSEEQREVVESMADALVNQLLAAPTRSLREAAAEDDWSTIATALDLFDPQFEEGMPFDAAPQSAMAESEDD; this is encoded by the coding sequence GTGAACGGAAACACAGGCGTCGTCTCGGGCGTACGGGTCTCCCACCGAACGGCCTCCCTCGAGGAACTGGAGGCCGCAGGGGTCACAGCGGAGGCCGACGCGCTCGAGGCGTTGCTCGACCGACCCGTAGTCGAAGAGGCGCTCGTCCTGCAGACGTGCCACCGCGTCGAAGCGTACGTCGTGACCGACGACGCGGCGACCGGACGGCGCGCGCTCGCCAGGGCAGACTTCGACCCCGCGGACCCGGGGGCCGTCTCGATGGGGCACGAGGACAGCCTGCGCCACCTCCTCCGGGTGGCCGCGGGCCTCGAGTCGCTGGTCGTCGGCGAGGACCAGATCATCGGCCAGCTCCGGGACGCCTACGAGACGGCCCGGGAGGCGGACGCCATCGGCCCGGTGCTCCAGGAGGCCGCGACGAAGGCGATGCACGTCGGGGAACGCGCGCGGACGGAGACCGCCATCAACGAGGGCGCGACCTCCCTCGGGAGCGCCGCGGTCCGCCTCGCGGAGCGCCACACCGACCTCCAGGGCGCGACCGCGCTGGTCGTCGGCGCGGGCGAGATGGGGTCACTCGCCGTGAAGTCGTTCGCCAGCGCGGGCGTCGAGCGCGTCGTCGTCGCGAACCGCACCGAGAAGCGCGCCCGACTGGTCGCGGACGCCGCGGACGCACCGGCGGAAGTCGCCGGCCTCGACGGCCTCGCCGAACACGCTGCGGACGCGGACGTGGTGGTGACCGCGACCGGCAGCCCCGGTCATCTCGTGGACGCCGACGCGCTGACGGACGCGGGCGAGACGGTGGTCGTCGACCTCGCGCAACCGCGGGACGTCCCGCCCGCCGCGGCGGACGCTCCGGACGTCTCCGTCCACGACCTGGACGACCTCGAAGCGGTCACGGCGGCGACCCGGGAGCGCCGCGAGGACGCCGCCCGCGAGGTGGAAACGATGATCGCCGAGGAGTTCGAGCGACTGCTCGCCCAGTACAAGCGCAAGCGCGCCGACGAGGTCATCGCGCACATGTACGAGAGCGCGGACCGCCTGAAGAACCGGGAGGTGTCGACCGCAGTGTCGCGCCTGGAGGCCGCCGACGGCGAGTTCTCCGAGGAGCAACGCGAGGTCGTGGAGTCGATGGCGGACGCGCTCGTCAACCAGTTGCTCGCGGCGCCGACCAGGAGCCTGCGGGAGGCCGCCGCGGAGGACGACTGGTCGACCATCGCCACCGCGCTCGACCTCTTCGACCCCCAGTTCGAGGAGGGCATGCCCTTCGACGCGGCCCCACAGAGCGCGATGGCCGAGTCCGAGGACGACTAG
- a CDS encoding 4a-hydroxytetrahydrobiopterin dehydratase, with translation MSDVLEEDEIRSGLPHGWRLVGDEIVRVYEFDDYLAGVAFASEVGELADEEFHHPEIQIRYDEVEVQFTSHEAGGVTEQDLEMAERTDDLR, from the coding sequence ATGAGCGACGTGCTCGAAGAAGACGAGATTCGGAGTGGACTGCCCCACGGCTGGCGATTAGTGGGCGACGAGATCGTGCGCGTCTACGAGTTCGACGACTACCTGGCGGGCGTGGCGTTCGCTTCCGAGGTCGGCGAACTCGCCGACGAGGAGTTCCACCACCCCGAGATCCAGATCCGCTACGACGAGGTGGAGGTGCAGTTCACGAGCCACGAGGCTGGCGGCGTCACCGAACAGGACCTCGAGATGGCCGAGCGGACGGACGACCTGCGGTGA
- the lwrS gene encoding LWR-salt protein produces the protein MNARYVFAVRFRLEPTSGVSVDPATFETRLFRPADPPGEPGWLFFRDNLWRGDLADPEHFRGLAADALGVPVESVEYRAFEMEREHRAAFEDAVAANLDSFNADSATEAVSKYLGSSLEVRD, from the coding sequence ATGAACGCGCGCTACGTGTTCGCGGTGCGGTTCCGACTGGAGCCAACCAGTGGCGTCTCCGTGGACCCGGCGACCTTCGAGACGCGACTGTTCCGCCCGGCGGACCCGCCGGGCGAACCCGGGTGGCTGTTCTTCCGGGACAACCTCTGGCGGGGCGACCTGGCCGACCCGGAGCATTTCCGCGGGTTGGCTGCGGACGCGCTCGGCGTGCCCGTAGAGTCAGTGGAGTACCGTGCGTTCGAGATGGAACGCGAGCACCGCGCCGCGTTCGAGGACGCGGTCGCCGCGAACCTCGACTCGTTCAACGCCGACTCCGCGACCGAAGCGGTGAGCAAGTACCTCGGAAGTTCACTCGAAGTGCGCGACTAG
- a CDS encoding S1C family serine protease — protein sequence MRSEHLVVGVVVLLVTAGFGVAGTASSLTPGTENVSQTSAVQSANCNYTSLYDQTIDSVVGVATTSGQGSGFVYQTFEGNNTSYVVTNAHVVGDASTVTVELATETQRTGEVVGRNQLADLAVVRVNDTPSSVEALPVAETVPEQGRRVAAFGRPFGLDETITHGIISGVNRSLPTTQTAAVPTVIQTDAPINPGNSGGPLVTCNGTVVGVNTAGIPAERADNIGFVIPATLVQQVVPALIQNGSYDFAYLGVTPAPMTPALAEANDLNTTEGVYVHRALQGGPAAGVLQGTTGYETVQGSRIPVGGDVIVSVAGQPVNSAEELSTFLLTQSQPGDTVTLTVIRDGERQQVEVTLGERPGPANASP from the coding sequence ATGCGCAGTGAACACCTCGTGGTCGGTGTCGTGGTGCTCCTCGTGACCGCCGGCTTCGGTGTCGCGGGCACCGCGTCGTCGCTGACCCCCGGCACGGAGAATGTATCACAGACGAGCGCCGTCCAGTCGGCCAACTGCAACTACACTTCGTTGTACGACCAGACCATCGACTCCGTCGTGGGCGTCGCCACGACGTCCGGACAGGGCTCCGGGTTCGTCTACCAGACGTTCGAGGGCAACAACACCAGTTACGTCGTCACGAACGCACACGTCGTCGGCGACGCGAGCACAGTCACCGTCGAGTTGGCCACCGAGACCCAGCGCACCGGCGAAGTGGTGGGCCGGAACCAGTTGGCGGACCTCGCGGTCGTCCGCGTGAACGACACGCCGAGTTCCGTCGAAGCGCTGCCCGTCGCGGAGACGGTTCCCGAACAGGGCCGCAGGGTCGCCGCGTTCGGGCGGCCGTTCGGGCTCGACGAGACCATCACGCACGGCATCATCAGCGGCGTGAACCGATCACTGCCGACGACCCAGACCGCCGCCGTGCCGACCGTCATCCAGACGGACGCGCCGATCAACCCCGGTAACAGCGGCGGGCCGCTGGTCACCTGCAACGGCACCGTCGTCGGCGTCAACACCGCGGGAATCCCGGCCGAGCGAGCCGACAACATCGGCTTCGTCATCCCCGCGACGCTCGTCCAGCAGGTCGTGCCGGCGCTCATCCAGAACGGCTCCTACGACTTCGCGTATCTCGGCGTGACGCCGGCACCCATGACGCCGGCGCTCGCGGAAGCAAACGACCTCAACACGACCGAGGGCGTGTACGTCCACCGCGCTCTCCAGGGCGGGCCGGCGGCCGGCGTGCTGCAGGGCACGACGGGGTACGAGACCGTCCAGGGGTCACGGATTCCGGTCGGCGGGGACGTCATCGTCAGCGTCGCCGGCCAGCCCGTGAACTCCGCGGAGGAGCTCTCGACGTTCCTGTTGACGCAGAGTCAGCCCGGCGACACCGTGACGCTCACGGTGATTCGCGACGGCGAACGCCAGCAGGTCGAGGTGACGCTCGGCGAGCGCCCCGGGCCGGCGAACGCGTCGCCCTGA
- a CDS encoding HAD family hydrolase, with the protein MGTSSTDDAAAAFEDAPASAYDVWLFDLDGTLVDTEWSYTREVFDRVGDRIGREFTDREAEILWHGLGGSRNEQLREWGLTPPAFWDAFHDVEDPAARADATYLFEDAEHVADIDAPVGVVTHCAEFLAEPVMENLDIADWFDVVLCCDDDTGWKPDPRPLELALADVGADPSQHAGVYVGDAESDMGAAANAGLDGVHVERHEPGMRGHCVLGDRRVDTFDVLFSQSAASD; encoded by the coding sequence ATGGGCACCTCGTCCACGGACGACGCCGCTGCGGCATTCGAGGACGCCCCGGCGTCCGCCTACGACGTCTGGCTGTTCGACCTCGACGGCACGCTCGTCGACACCGAGTGGTCGTACACCCGAGAGGTGTTCGACCGCGTCGGCGACCGCATCGGCCGCGAGTTCACCGACCGGGAGGCCGAGATTTTGTGGCACGGCCTCGGCGGGTCGCGCAACGAACAGCTCCGCGAGTGGGGCCTGACCCCGCCCGCGTTCTGGGACGCGTTCCACGACGTCGAGGACCCGGCGGCCCGCGCTGACGCTACCTACCTCTTCGAGGACGCCGAACACGTCGCCGACATCGACGCGCCGGTCGGCGTCGTCACGCACTGCGCGGAGTTCCTCGCCGAACCCGTCATGGAGAATCTCGACATCGCGGACTGGTTCGACGTCGTACTGTGCTGTGACGACGACACCGGGTGGAAACCCGACCCGCGGCCGCTCGAACTCGCGCTGGCGGATGTCGGCGCGGACCCGTCCCAGCACGCCGGCGTCTACGTCGGCGACGCCGAGAGCGACATGGGCGCCGCCGCGAACGCGGGCCTCGACGGCGTCCACGTCGAACGCCACGAACCCGGGATGCGCGGCCACTGCGTGCTCGGTGACCGCCGCGTCGACACCTTCGACGTGCTGTTCTCACAGTCCGCGGCGAGCGACTGA